In one Lolium rigidum isolate FL_2022 chromosome 3, APGP_CSIRO_Lrig_0.1, whole genome shotgun sequence genomic region, the following are encoded:
- the LOC124703689 gene encoding uncharacterized protein LOC124703689 encodes MPTASCPRPPLRGSGAAGRLRFPPPLTPARLYPAGLAIGGWRRRLAGVGVAAASASPFDELYARGRPVHGPSKKSILWNLIQDIEPLDLSVIQKDVPPETVDAMKRTISGMLGLLPSDQFRVVVEALWGPFFKLLVSSIMTGYTLRNAEYRLSFERNLELSEEDAEFQNRDISEDSHHDINLGSPVTIFRLSEDDMPQDSGKSDEESSGGSIEEELGNLTPEAEEQIIRLQTRLDAIKKELHDLKRKNSALQMQQFVGEEKNDLLDYLRSLRPEKVAELSESTCPGVQESIQSVVHGLLATLSPKIHSKSPPPLENAAGGTLNRGGEDDDFAELVENASLPFQPLISVPRDYLARLLFWCMLLGHYIRGLEYRLELAHLLRISSDVGSFSIDDDHFDFI; translated from the exons ATGCCGACCGCCTCCTGCCCGCGCCCGCCTCTTCGCGGCTCCGGAGCAGCGGGGCGCCTCAGGTTCCCCCCGCCGCTGACCCCGGCGCGGCTGTACCCGGCGGGGCTGGCGAtagggggctggcgcaggaggctcgccggcgtcggcgtggcggccgcctccgcctcgcccttcgacgagctctacgcgCGGGGAAGGCCCGTCCACGGCCCCTCCAAG AAATCTATCCTGTGGAACTTGATCCAAGATATCGAGCCTTTGGATCTAAGTGTCATTCAGAAAGATGTTCCCCCTGAAACGGTTGATGCAATGAAGAGGACCATCTCTGGCATGTTGGGTCTGCTTCCATCTGATCAGTTCCGTGTTGTTGTAGAAGCCCTTTGGGGTCCGTTCTTCAAGTTATTGGTATCCTCAATCATGACTGG GTATACTCTACGTAATGCGGAATACAGGCTATCTTTTGAAAGGAACCTTGAACTTTCTGAAGAAGATGCTGAATTTCAGAACAGAGATATCAGTGAGGACAGTCATCATGACATCAATCTGGGTAGTCCTGTTACAATTTTCAGATTATCAGAAGACGACATGCCCCAGGACTCTGGAAAAAGTGACGAAGAATCATCAGGTGGAAGTATTGAAGAAGAGCTAGGTAACTTGACACCTGAAGCGGAAGAGCAGATTATTCGATTGCAAACTCGGCTGGATGCGATCAAAAAG GAGTTACATGACCTGAAGAGAAAAAATTCTGCCCTACAAATGCAACAGTTCGTTGGAGAAGAGAAAAATGATTTGTTGGACTATCTAAGATCCCTAAGACCAGAGAAG GTTGCTGAACTCTCGGAGTCCACTTGTCCTGGTGTGCAAGAGTCTATTCAGTCTGTTGTGCATGGTCTACTTGCTACTCTTTCCCCTAAGATACACTCAAAGTCCCCTCCGCCACTAGAGAATGCTGCTGGGGGCACCCTAAATCGCGGTGGCGAGGACGATGATTTTGCGGAGCTCGTGGAGAATGCTTCCCTCCCGTTTCAGCCCCTAATATCTGTTCCCCGTGATTATCTTGCACGTCTGCTATTCTG GTGCATGTTGCTTGGTCACTACATCCGAGGTCTGGAGTACCGGTTAGAGCTGGCACACCTTCTCAGAATATCTAGTGATGTGGGGTCTTTCTCCATTGACGACGATCATTTTGATTTTATTTGA
- the LOC124699829 gene encoding metal transporter Nramp6-like, whose translation MSIAFLDPGNLEGDLQAGATAGDTLLWLLLWATAMGLLVQLLAARLGVATGKNLAELCRDEYPDWVRRALWLMAEVSMVSADIQEVIGSAIAIKILSRGYLPIWAGVVITALDCFIFLSLENYGVRKLEALFAVLIAIMAWSFAWMFIEAKPSGKDLIIGILVPKLSSRTLRQAVGIVGCVITPHNVFLHSALVQSRKIDQNKEYQVREALRYYSIESTLALVVPFMINLFVTTVFAKGFYGTEVAGTIGLENAGQYLQDKFGGDYFPILSIWGVGLLAAGTSSTITGTYAGQFIMDGFLNWRLKKWMRAIITRSFAIVPTIAVALYFNTTESALDVLNEWLNVLQSVQIPFSLIPLITLVSKEEVMGVFKIGLTTQIVTWTVASLPIVINGYLLLDFFSSEIRGPISGSLLCVAVLAYAAFLLYLILRCTELSNHVFKPVNKNSFT comes from the exons ATGAGCATCGCATTCCTCGACCCGGGCAACCTCGAGGGCGACCTCCAGGCCGGCGCCACCGCCGGCGACACGCTGCTCTGGCTGCTCCTCTGGGCCACCGCCATGGGCCTGCTCGTCCAGCTGCTCGCCGCGCGCCTCGGGGTGGCCACGGGGAAGAACCTCGCCGAGCTCTGCCGCGACGAGTACCCGGACTGGGTGCGCCGCGCGCTCTGGCTCATGGCCGAGGTCTCCATGGTCAGCGCCGACATCCAGGAGGTCATCGGCAGCGCCATTGCCATCAAGATCCTCAGCCGCGGCTACCTGCCCATCTGGGCCGGCGTTGTCATCACTGCATTAGACTG CTTTATCTTTCTTTCCCTTGAGAACTATGGAGTGAGAAAATTGGAGGCTTTATTTGCAGTTCTGATTGCAATAATGGCCTGGTCCTTCGCGTGGATGTTCATAGAAGCCAAACCCAGTGGGAAAGACCTAATCATTG GTATTTTGGTTCCTAAGCTGAGCTCAAGAACACTAAGGCAAGCAGTTGGGATAGTCGGATGTGTCATCACGCCACACAACGTGTTCCTCCATTCCGCCCTCGTGCAATCAAGAAAGATCGACCAGAACAAGGAATACCAAGTCCGCGAAGCGTTGAGGTACTACAGCATCGAATCAACCTTGGCACTGGTAGTGCCCTTCATGATAAACCTGTTTGTCACGACGGTTTTCGCAAAAGGGTTTTACGGTACCGAAGTGGCGGGCACCATTGGGCTTGAAAATGCTGGACAGTATCTCCAAGACAAGTTTGGGGGAGATTATTTCCCCATCCTGTCTATCTGGGGAGTTGGATTACTAGCCGCCGGCACGAGCAGCACCATCACCGGCACCTATGCTGGGCAGTTCATAATGGATGGGTTTTTGAATTGGAGGTTGAAGAAATGGATGAGGGCGATTATTACTAGGAgcttcgcgatcgtgccgactatAGCTGTCGCTCTGTACTTCAACACCACTGAATCTGCGCTGGATGTTCTCAACGAGTGGCTCAATGTGCTGCAATCGGTTCAGATCCCGTTCTCGCTCATACCACTGATAACGTTGGTGTCCAAGGAGGAGGTCATGGGAGTGTTTAAGATAGGATTGACAACGCAA ATTGTGACATGGACAGTTGCGTCTCTGCCAATCGTGATCAACGGCTAcctcttgctggatttcttctCCTCGGAGATCAGAGGCCCGATATCTGGCTCGCTACTCTGCGTGGCTGTGCTCGCTTATGCCGCGTTCCTACTGTATCTTATCCTCCGGTGCACGGAGCTGTCTAACCATGTATTTAAACCAGTAAACAAGAATAGCTTCACATGA